From a region of the Alnus glutinosa chromosome 1, dhAlnGlut1.1, whole genome shotgun sequence genome:
- the LOC133870080 gene encoding uncharacterized protein LOC133870080, producing MGSATSSMAAKFAFFPPDPPSYTIFVDASTGKMRMSDVHPREDVDVLKLNTKRGNEIVAMYVKNPSASMTVLYSHGNAADLGQMYHIFTELSLHLGVNLMGYDYSGYGQSSGKPSEQDTYADIEAAYKCLEETYGVKEEDTILYGQSVGSGPALELAVHLPRLRAVILHSPILSGLRVMYPVKRTFWFDIYKNIDKIPLVNSPVLVIHGTEDEIVDFSHGKQLWELCKEKYEPLWIKGGNHCNLELYPEYLKHLRKFISAVEKLPRLQIVCGESTEQSENPLIATDQKSRPSTEHREKSRTSTGQREKSRLSTDHREKSRTSTDRREKSRRSMDRSGKARNSTDQSERARNSFDRLGDMVRSVGLCNVDCLRQTALEA from the exons ATGGGGTCTGCGACATCTTCGATGGCTGCTAAATTTGCATTCTTTCCACCGGACCCGCCATCGTATACCATATTTGTCGATGCGTCCACCGGGAAAATGAGGATGTCGGATGTTCATCCCAGAGAGGACGTGGATGTGTTGAAGCTGAACACCAAGAGAGGGAATGAGATTGTTGCTATGTACGTGAAGAACCCCTCGGCATCTATGACTGTGCTCTACTCCCATGGCAATGCCGCTGATCTTGGCCAGATGTATCACATTTTCACTGAGCTTAGCCTTCACCTTGGCGTAAATCTTATGGG GTACGACTATTCTGGATATGGACAGTCGTCTGGAAAG CCGAGTGAGCAGGACACATATGCCGACATAGAGGCTGCTTATAAATGCCTTGAAGAGACATATGGAGTGAAGGAGGAAGACACTATCTTGTATGGCCAGTCGGTTGGTAGTGGACCTGCTCTGGAACTGGCTGTCCATTTGCCACGATTGAGAGCCGTAATTCTTCACAGTCCCATCCTGTCTGGCCTGCGTGTCATGTACCCAGTGAAGCGAACATTCTGGTTTGACATATACAAG AACATTGATAAGATTCCACTAGTCAATTCCCCAGTTCTCGTAATTCAT GGAACTGAAGATGAAATTGTGGATTTCTCCCATGGTAAGCAGCTCTGGGAGCTTTGTAAAGAGAAGTATGAACCTTTGTGGATTAAAGGAGGAAATCACTGCAACTTGGAACTCTATCCAGAGTACTTAAAGCATCTCAGAAAGTTCATATCAGCCGTGGAGAAACTACCCCGTCTGCAGATTGTGTGTGGGGAAAGTACAGAACAATCAGAGAACCCACTGATTGCCACAGACCAAAAGTCCAGACCAAGCACAGAGCACAGAGAGAAGTCCAGGACTAGTACTGGGCAGAGGGAAAAGTCTAGGCTGAGCACAGACCATAGGGAAAAATCAAGAACCAGCACTGACAGGAGGGAGAAGTCAAGAAGGAGTATGGATCGGTCTGGAAAGGCGAGGAACAGCACAGATCAATCAGAGAGAGCAAGAAATAGCTTTGACCG GTTGGGAGACATGGTGAGATCAGTTGGATTGTGTAATGTTGATTGTTTGAGGCAGACAGCTTTGGAGGCCTGA
- the LOC133870087 gene encoding heat shock protein 90-5, chloroplastic yields MAPVLSRGLATASLASLPSSSPFLVRNSNRVLNLRSAFVPQNGHRKGLCYAGLKWKLERRNSQIDVRCEAAVAEKEASETSGEKFEYQAEVTRLLDLIVHSLYSHKEVFLRELVSNASDALDKLRFLSVTEPSLLGDAGELEIRIKPDQDNGTISITDTGIGMTKEELIDCLGTIAQSGTSKFLKALKENQELGADNSLIGQFGVGFYSAFLVAEKVVVSTKSPRSDKQYVWEAVADSSSYVIKEETDPEKLLRRGTQITLYLRPDDKYEFSDPARIQGLVKNYSQFVSFPIYTWQEKSRTVEVEEEEEPKEGEESKPEGEKKKKTKTEKYWDWELANETKPIWMRNPKEIQKDEYHEFYKKTFNEFLDPLAHTHFTTEGEVEFRSVLYIPGMGPLNNDDVVNPKTKNIRLYVKRVFISDDFDGELFPRYLSFVKGVVDSDDLPLNVSREILQESRIVRIMRKRLVRKTFDMIQETAESENKEDYKKFWENFGRFIKLGCIEDTGNHKRIAPLLRFFTSKSEEEPKSLDDYVENMGENQKAIYYLATDSLKSAKTAPFLEKLVQKGIEVLYLVEPIDEVAIQNLQTYKEKKFVDISKEDLELGDEDEVKERETQQEYNLLCDWIKQQLGDKVAKVQVSKRLSSSPCVLVSGKFGWSANMERLMKAQALGDTSSLEFMRGRRILEVNPDHPIIKDLNAACKNAPESTDAKRAVDLLFDTALISSGFSPDSPAELGNKIYEMMAMALGGRWGRSEEEADASDAAAESGATVGEASEAEVIEPSEVRTENDPWSD; encoded by the exons ATGGCTCCAGTTCTAAGCAGAGGCCTAGCCACTGCTTCTCTTGCTTCACTTCCCTCCTCATCTCCCTTTTTAGTGAGAAACAGCAACAGGGTTTTGAATCTGAGAAGTGCTTTTGTGCCACAAAATGGTCACAGAAAGGGCCTCTGTTATGCTGGATTGAAGTGGAAGCTTGAGAGAAGGAACAGTCAAATCGATGTTCGGTGCGAGGCCGCCGTGGCCGAGAAAGAGGCTTCTGAGACTTCTGGTGAGAAGTTTGAGTACCAAGCTGAG GTCACTCGCCTATTGGATTTGATAGTTCATAGTTTGTACAGCCACAAGGAGGTGTTCCTTCGAGAGCTCGTGAG TAATGCAAGTGATGCTTTAGACAAGTTGAGATTCCTAAGTGTGACCGAACCCTCTCTGCTTGGAGATGCTGGTGAGCTAGAGATACGTATCAAACCTGATCAAGACAATGGGACTATCAGCATAAC AGACACTGGTATTGGGATGACCAAAGAAGAGCTCATTGACTGTCTTGGAACTATTGCTCAAAGTGGTACTTCAAAATTCTTAAAGGCTCTTAAG GAAAATCAGGAACTTGGGGCAGACAATAGTCTGATCGGTCAATTTGGTGTGGGGTTCTATTCTGCCTTTCTTGTTGCTGAGAAG GTTGTTGTGTCTACAAAGAGCCCAAGATCAGATAAGCAGTATGTTTGGGAAGCTGTAGCTGACAGTAGCTCATATGTGATCAAGGAAGAAACTGATCCTGAAAAGCTCCTACGTCGTGGAACACAGATCACACTCTATTTAAGA CCGGATGACAAGTATGAATTCTCAGACCCAGCTCGGATTCAGGGTTTGGTGAAGAATTATTCTCAGTTTGTTTCCTTCCCCATCTATACATGGCAAGAAAAATCAAGGACTGTTGAG GTGGAAGAGGAGGAAGAAccaaaagaaggagaagaatcaAAGCCAGAG GgcgagaagaaaaagaagactaAAACTGAAAAGTATTGGGACTGGGAATTAGCCAATGAGACAAAGCCAATTTGG ATGCGGAATCCAAAGGAAATCCAGAAGGATGAATACCATGAATTCTACAAGAAgacttttaatgaattcttgGATCCACTTGCACACACTCACTTCACCACTGAG GGTGAGGTTGAGTTTAGAAGTGTCCTCTATATTCCTGGGATGGGCCCGCTTAACAATGACGATGTGGttaatccaaaaacaaaaaatatacgTTTGTATGTGAAGCGCGTATTTATCTCAGATGATTTTGATGGTGAGCTG TTCCCGCGCTACTTGAGCTTTGTGAAGGGTGTTGTGGATTCTGATGACCTTCCTCTCAATGTTTCTCGAGAGATACTTCAAGAAAGCCGAATT GTAAGAATAATGAGAAAGAGACTTGTCCGGAAAACATTTGACATGATTCAAGAGACCGCtgaaagtgaaaataaagaG GACTACAAGAAATTTTGGGAGAACTTCGGCAGGTTCATAAAGTTAGGATGTATTGAGGACACTGGGAATCACAAGCGTATTGCACCATTATTGCGGTTCTTCACTTCCAAAAGTGAGGAGGAGCCAAAAAGCTTAGATGATTATGTTGAAAACATGGGTGAAAACCAAAAGGCCATTTATTACTTGGCAACGGACAGCTTGAAAAGTGCGAAGACTGCTCCTTTCTTGGAGAAGTTGGTTCAAAAAGGCATTGAG GTCCTGTACTTGGTTGAACCTATAGATGAAGTCGCCATCCAGAACCTGCAGacttacaaagaaaagaaatttgttgACATTAGCAAGGAAGACTTAGAGCTTG GTGATGAGGATGAGGTGAAAGAAAGGGAAACACAGCAAGAATACAATCTTTTATGTGATTGGATAAAGCAACAGCTTGGTGATAAGGTAGCAAAAGTTCAAGTCTCAAAGCGTCTAAGCTCATCTCCCTGTGTGCTTGTTTCGGGCAAGTTTGGATGGTCTGCTAATATGGAAAG ATTGATGAAGGCTCAAGCTCTTGGAGATACTTCTAGTTTGGAGTTCATGAGGGGAAGGAGAATATTGGAAGTTAATCCAGATCATCCCATAATCAAAGATCTCAAT GCTGCATGCAAGAACGCACCTGAAAGCACCGATGCCAAGAGAGCTGTTGACCTCTTGTTTGATACAGCATTAATCTCCAGTGGATTCTCA CCCGACAGCCCAGCTGAGTTGGGAAATAAAATCTATGAGATGATGGCAATGGCCCTTGGAGGAAGATGGGGCAGATCAGAGGAAGAGGCTGACGCATCAGATGCTGCTGCAGAATCTGGTGCAACAGTCGGCGAAGCCTCAGAAGCAGAAGTGATTGAACCATCTGAAGTAAGGACAGAGAATGACCCTTGGAGTGATTAA
- the LOC133870097 gene encoding DNA-directed RNA polymerase 1B, mitochondrial, translating to MWRNLARQDSSKRIICSCLPSSSSSSSSIIFSQDLNFLEKIKLSEASKCVNYWLPVMGFGRSGALSSQNSGLGRPSSANSSNPFGFSGNCSCVKGYARAAEAIASEEDLSGSDEVQELMEEMFREDRVVESQSRRPKKMVAGMGIGAYTALRRRQIKMETEAWDDAAKEYQELLTDMCEHKLAPNLPYMKSLFLGWFEPLRDAVAEDQESSKQKRTRPSHYPHFDQLPADKMAVITMHKLMGLLMTNSGGIGSTRVVQAALQIGEAIEQEAGIYRFLEKTKKKKSTTDKKAEGESDKNTTDKKPEGESDPMINEQRKLTKEQENLRKKVTKLMNKQKVRQVRGILKEQDDSKPWGQEAHVKVGCRLIQLLAETAYIQPPIDQLGDSPPDIRPAFVHTLKTVTSETQKCSRRYGVIECDPLVFKGLQKTARHMVIPYMPMLVPPQNWTGYDKGAYLFLPSYVMRTHGAKQQRETVKRTPRNQLEPVYEALDTLGNTKWRVNKRVLGVLDRIWASGGGLADLVDREDVPLPEEPGTEDEAEIRKWRWKVKTAKKENSERHSQRCDIELKLCVARKMKDEEGFYYPHNLDFRGRAYPMHPYLNHLGSDLCRGILEFAEGRPLGKSGLRWLKIHLANLYAGGVDKLSYEGRMAFTENHLDDIFDSADRPLEGRRWWLSAEDPFQCLAACVNLSEALRSSSPETSISHMPVHQDGSCNGLQHYAALGRDKLGAAAVNLVGGDKPADVYSGIATRVLDIMRRDAEKDPATDPNATYARLLINQVDRKLVKQTVMTSVYGVTYIGARDQIKKRLKERCAIADDNELFAASCYAAKTTLTALGEMFEAARSIMSWLGDCAKVIASENQPVQWTTPLGLPVVQPYRQLTRHLIKTSLQVLTLRRETDKVMVKRQRTAFPPNFVHSLDGSHMMMTAVASKKAGLNFAGVHDSYWTHACDVDEMNRILREKFVELYEAPILENLLDSFQKTFPTLNFPPLPERGDFDLRDVLESPYFFN from the exons ATGTGGAGAAATTTAGCCAGGCAAGATTCTTCCAAAAGGATTATTTGCTCTTGcttgccttcttcttcttcttcatctagTTCCATTATATTTTCTCAAGACTTGAATTTTCTCGAGAAAATCAAACTTTCCGAGGCCTCAAAATGCGTAAATTATTGGCTTCCGGTAATGGGTTTTGGTCGGAGTGGTGCGTTATCTTCTCAAAACAGTGGATTGGGAAGACCCAGCTCCGCAAATTCAAGTAACCCTTTTGGTTTTTCCGGGAATTGTAGCTGTGTGAAAGGTTATGCGAGAGCTGCCGAGGCTATTGCTTCCGAGGAGGACTTGTCGGGGTCCGATGAAGTACAAGAATTGATGGAGGAAATGTTTAGAGAAGACAGGGTGGTGGAATCTCAATCTAGGCGGCCGAAGAAAATGGTGGCGGGTATGGGGATAGGGGCGTATACTGCGCTTCGAAGGCGGCAGATAAAGATGGAGACTGAGGCGTGGGATGACGCGGCCAAGGAGTACCAGGAACTCCTGACGGATATGTGTGAACATAAGCTTGCACCCAATTTGCCTTACATGAAGTCCCTGTTTCTTGGTTGGTTTGAGCCCTTACGCGATGCAGTTGCTGAGGATCAAGAATCTAGCAAGCAAAAGAGGACTAGACCTTCTCATTATCCGCATTTTGATCAATTACCTGCAGATAAGATGGCGGTCATCACAATGCATAAGTTGATGGGGTTGTTGATGACGAATAGTGGAGGAATTGGCAGTACCAGGGTAGTGCAAGCCGCTCTCCAGATAGGCGAAGCAATCGAACAGGAG GCTGGGATATACAGGTTTTTggagaagacgaagaagaagaagagcaccACAGATAAGAAAGCTGAAGGTGAATCTGATAAGAACACAACAGATAAGAAACCTGAAGGTGAATCTGATCCCATGATTAACGAACAAAGGAAACTGACAAAAGAGCAAGagaatttaaggaaaaaagtTACTAAACTGATGAATAAGCAAAAGGTGCGTCAAGTAAGGGGAATATTGAAGGAACAGGATGACTCAAAACCTTGGGGTCAGGAAGCTCACGTTAAG GTTGGCTGCCGCTTAATTCAATTGTTGGCGGAAACAGCCTATATACAACCTCCAATTGATCAATTAGGAGATAGTCCACCAGATATTCGGCCTGCATTTGTACACACCCTCAAAACTGTGACGAGCGAAACACA GAAGTGCAGCAGAAGATATGGTGTTATTGAATGCGACCCACTAGTTTTCAAAGGACTACAGAAAACT GCTAGGCACATGGTCATTCCGTATATGCCTATGCTAGTGCCTCCTCAAAACTGGACTGG GTACGATAAAGGAGCATACTTGTTTTTACCATCCTATGTTATGCGAACACATGGAGCAAAACAACAACGTGAAACAGTTAAGAGGACTCCAAGAAATCAATTAGAACCTGTTTATGAG GCTCTGGATACTCTTGGAAATACCAAATGGAGGGTGAACAAAAGGGTACTTGGTGTGCTAGACAGAATATGGGCTAGTGGAGGCGGTCTTGCTGACTTAGTTGACCGTGAAGAT GTTCCTCTGCCAGAGGAACCAGGCACAGAAGATGAAGCAGAAATTCGGAAATGGAGGTGGAAAGTTAAAACTGCAAAAAAGGAGAATAGTGAGAGGCATTCCCAGCGGTGTGATATAGAACTCAAACTTTGT GTTGCTCGTAAGATGAAGGATGAGGAAGGCTTCTACTATCCACATAACCTTGATTTCCGAGGTCGTGCATACCCCATGCACCCATATTTAAACCATCTTGGTTCTGATCTATGCCGAGGCATCCTTGAGTTTGCAGAGGGACGCCCTCTTGGAAAGTCAGGCTTACGGTGGTTGAAGATACATTTGGCAAATTTGTATGCTGGTGGTGTAGACAAGTTATCTTATGAGGGTCGGATGGCATTTACTGAAAACCATTTAGATGATATTTTCGATTCCGCAGACAGGCCTCTTGAAGGAAGGAGGTGGTGGTTGAGTGCGGAGGATCCTTTCCAATGCCTGGCAGCTTGTGTCAATCTGTCAGAAGCATTGAGAAGCTCCTCTCCAGAAACTAGTATTTCACATATGCCTGTCCACCAG GATGGTTCGTGTAATGGCTTACAACACTATGCTGCTCTTGGAAGGGACAAG CTGGGAGCAGCTGCAGTAAATCTTGTTGGAGGAGACAAACCTGCAGATGTTTACTCAGGAATCGCCACTAG AGTACTTGATATCATGAGGAGAGATGCGGAAAAAGATCCTGCAACTGATCCAAATGCAACGTATGCGAGGCTTCTAATCAATCAG GTGGACCGGAAATTGGTAAAGCAAACAGTGATGACATCTGTATATGGTGTCACTTATATTGGTGCCCGTGACCAGATCAAGAAGAGATTAAAGGAACGTTGTGCCATTGCAGATGATAACGAGCTGTTTGCTGCATCTTGTTATGCTGcaaag ACCACATTGACTGCCTTAGGAGAGATGTTTGAAGCTGCAAGAAGTATCATGAGTTGGCTTGGCGATTGTGCAAAG GTTATAGCTTCGGAGAATCAGCCTGTGCAATGGACCACGCCTCTTGGACTTCCTGTTGTACAACCTTACCGGCAACTGACAAGGCACCTT ATTAAGACTTCTCTTCAGGTGTTGACACTGCGACGAGAAACTGACAAG GTCATGGTTAAGCGGCAGAGGACAGCTTTTCCCCCAAATTTTGTGCACTCCCTTGACGGTTCACACATGATGATGACCGCTGTTGCCAGCAAAAAGGCTGGCCTAAACTTTGCAG GAGTCCATGATTCATACTGGACACACGCATGTGATGTTGATGAAATGAACAGAATACTAAGAGAAAAATTTGTTGAACTCTACGAGGCACCAATACTAGAGAAT TTGCTGGATAGCTTCCAGAAGACTTTCCCCACATTGAACTTTCCTCCCTTACCAGAGCGGGGAGACTTTGATCTGAGAGATGTGCTGGAATCTCCCTATTTCTTCAACTAG